In Hyphomicrobiaceae bacterium, the following are encoded in one genomic region:
- the lpdA gene encoding dihydrolipoyl dehydrogenase produces the protein MSTTEIRVPDIGDFKDVPIIEIHVGPGATINAEDPLITLESDKAAMEVPAPQGGRIVELLVKPGDKVSRGTLIARMEASVDAAGAGNAPAAAAGASGAASGAAAASAPAAAFTGTADVTCDVMVLGAGPGGYSAAFRSADLGLNTVLVERSPTLGGVCLNVGCIPSKALLHTAAIVDEAAALATHGIKFGAPEIDIDALRTHKNKVVGKLTTGLAQMAKMRKVNVLRGVGSFLDANHIAVTGADGARQVVKFSKAIIAAGSEAVALPFIPQDPRIVDSTGALELRQIPKKMLVIGGGIIGLEMATVYSVLGARIDVVEMLDGLMPGADRDLVKVWEKKNAKRFDKIMLKTKTVGVEAKADGIHVRFEGEAAPADPQVYDLVLVAVGRSPNGKLIGAQNAGVTVSDRGFISVDKQMRTNVPHIFAIGDIVGQPMLAHKAVHEAHVAAEVAAGKSSAFDAKQIPSVAYTDPEIAWAGKTEDQLKAEGAKFGKAVFPWAASGRAIANGRDEGFTKLLFDSETHRILGGGIVGTHAGDLISEICLAVEMGAEPADIGKTIHPHPTLGESIGMAAEVFEGTCTDLPPQKKPAA, from the coding sequence AATTCACGTCGGTCCCGGCGCGACGATCAATGCGGAAGATCCTCTCATCACGCTTGAAAGCGATAAGGCGGCGATGGAGGTTCCAGCACCACAGGGCGGGCGGATCGTTGAACTACTGGTCAAGCCAGGAGACAAGGTTAGCCGGGGCACGCTGATCGCGCGCATGGAAGCTTCTGTTGACGCAGCAGGCGCAGGCAATGCACCAGCCGCTGCAGCGGGCGCTTCGGGAGCAGCAAGCGGCGCCGCCGCTGCCTCAGCGCCTGCGGCGGCCTTCACCGGCACCGCGGATGTCACTTGCGATGTTATGGTGCTGGGGGCGGGACCTGGCGGCTACTCGGCGGCGTTTCGTTCCGCTGACCTCGGCCTCAACACTGTTTTGGTCGAGCGCAGTCCGACGCTGGGCGGCGTTTGTCTCAATGTCGGCTGTATTCCCTCCAAGGCTCTCTTGCATACCGCAGCGATCGTTGACGAAGCGGCAGCACTCGCGACCCACGGCATCAAGTTCGGCGCTCCCGAGATCGATATCGATGCGCTGCGCACGCACAAGAACAAGGTCGTCGGCAAGCTCACCACGGGCTTGGCGCAAATGGCCAAGATGCGCAAGGTCAACGTGTTGCGTGGCGTCGGCTCATTCCTCGATGCCAACCACATCGCGGTTACGGGGGCCGATGGTGCGCGTCAGGTTGTGAAGTTCTCCAAAGCAATCATCGCAGCTGGGTCGGAAGCGGTGGCGCTTCCCTTCATTCCGCAGGACCCGCGTATCGTCGATTCGACGGGTGCGCTGGAGTTGCGTCAGATCCCTAAGAAGATGCTTGTGATAGGCGGCGGCATAATCGGGCTCGAAATGGCAACCGTCTATTCGGTCCTCGGCGCGCGCATCGACGTCGTCGAAATGCTCGACGGCCTGATGCCCGGCGCAGATCGCGATCTGGTCAAGGTCTGGGAAAAGAAGAATGCCAAACGCTTCGACAAGATCATGTTGAAGACCAAGACTGTCGGTGTCGAGGCCAAGGCGGATGGCATCCATGTGCGCTTCGAGGGCGAGGCCGCGCCAGCAGATCCGCAGGTCTACGACCTTGTGCTGGTGGCGGTCGGTCGCTCACCCAACGGCAAGCTGATCGGCGCGCAGAATGCGGGCGTCACTGTCAGCGATCGCGGGTTCATCTCCGTTGACAAGCAGATGCGAACCAACGTGCCGCATATCTTCGCCATCGGCGACATCGTCGGGCAGCCGATGCTAGCCCATAAAGCGGTGCACGAGGCGCATGTGGCTGCCGAGGTTGCGGCTGGAAAGTCGTCCGCCTTCGATGCCAAGCAGATTCCATCGGTTGCCTACACCGATCCCGAGATTGCTTGGGCTGGCAAGACGGAAGATCAGCTTAAGGCCGAGGGCGCCAAGTTCGGCAAGGCAGTCTTTCCATGGGCGGCGTCGGGCCGAGCCATTGCCAACGGACGCGACGAAGGCTTCACCAAGCTGCTGTTCGATAGTGAGACCCACCGCATTCTAGGCGGCGGTATCGTCGGCACCCACGCGGGCGATCTCATCAGCGAGATCTGTCTTGCGGTCGAGATGGGCGCTGAGCCTGCCGACATCGGTAAGACTATCCACCCTCATCCCACGCTCGGAGAATCGATCGGCATGGCGGCGGAAGTCTTCGAGGGCACCTGCACGGATCTGCCGCCGCAGAAAAAGCCAGCCGCGTAG
- a CDS encoding L-threonylcarbamoyladenylate synthase: protein MPDRGQSKPTTERPAVPAAISEASLLQAGELLRAGQLVAFPTETVYGLAADATNANAVARIFEAKGRPRFNPLIIHVSSLDAAAQLGIFSQRARELAKAFWPGPLTLVVERAPGAPVAELASAGLSTLALRVPAHPAAQGLLKATGRPLAAPSANRSGRITATTAQHVAEDLAERVAMILDAGPTTHGLESTVIDATGEDLVLLRPGAIAADAIEAVLGANLNRAADTSVKPTSPGQLESHYAPNAKMRLCASEPVPGEALLAFGAYVPQTSGPVLNLSPRGDLIEAAANLFAYLRKLDQTGAASIAVMPIPAIGLGEAINDRLRRAAAPRPNG from the coding sequence ATGCCGGATCGCGGGCAGAGCAAACCAACCACAGAGCGGCCTGCCGTTCCTGCTGCGATTTCTGAGGCAAGTCTGTTGCAAGCGGGTGAACTGCTGCGCGCTGGCCAGCTCGTCGCATTTCCGACGGAGACCGTTTACGGGCTGGCTGCCGACGCGACGAATGCCAACGCTGTGGCGCGCATTTTTGAAGCCAAAGGTCGTCCGCGCTTCAATCCGCTGATCATTCATGTTTCCAGCCTCGACGCAGCAGCGCAGCTCGGGATATTTTCTCAGCGCGCGCGGGAATTGGCGAAAGCGTTTTGGCCGGGCCCACTCACACTCGTCGTCGAACGTGCGCCGGGAGCGCCCGTCGCGGAGCTTGCGTCGGCGGGGCTCTCCACGCTTGCGCTGCGCGTACCGGCGCATCCGGCGGCGCAGGGCCTTTTGAAGGCCACGGGCCGCCCCCTCGCTGCGCCATCCGCAAATCGCTCTGGGCGGATTACAGCGACGACGGCCCAGCACGTCGCGGAAGATCTCGCCGAGCGCGTCGCCATGATCCTCGATGCTGGTCCGACCACGCACGGCCTGGAATCGACTGTGATCGATGCGACAGGCGAAGACTTGGTTTTGTTGCGGCCAGGCGCGATTGCCGCAGACGCGATTGAAGCGGTGCTCGGAGCAAACCTAAATCGCGCCGCAGATACGAGCGTCAAGCCCACTTCTCCCGGCCAGCTTGAAAGCCACTACGCTCCAAATGCGAAGATGCGGCTCTGCGCATCAGAACCCGTCCCCGGAGAAGCCCTGCTCGCTTTCGGCGCGTACGTGCCGCAAACTTCGGGTCCCGTTTTGAACCTCAGCCCGCGCGGGGATCTGATCGAGGCCGCAGCCAATCTTTTTGCCTATCTGCGCAAGCTCGATCAAACCGGCGCGGCGTCCATCGCCGTCATGCCAATTCCTGCAATTGGACTTGGCGAAGCAATCAACGACCGGTTACGCCGGGCGGCCGCTCCACGGCCCAACGGGTAA
- a CDS encoding crotonase/enoyl-CoA hydratase family protein codes for MAEGIDVTKQNGVQIIRINRPQKKNALTSVMYRELISAFDDGDADPTVSAHVVFGLKGVFCAGNDIGEFLSFAQNGGMPLEAILAFLGKLPVIEKPVVAGVDGIAVGVGVTMLRHFDLVYAAPESFFSTPFLDLGLVPEAASSLLMPQLMGHQRAFELLVLGEPFSADRARECGLINEIEPSSGLEARALSAANRLARKPPEALKLARRLLLGDPKDVLDRIKLEADLFRERLTSPEAIEAFQAFVEKRDPDFSKLKKAD; via the coding sequence ATGGCCGAGGGTATCGATGTTACCAAACAGAACGGGGTGCAGATCATTCGCATCAACCGGCCACAGAAGAAGAATGCGCTGACATCGGTAATGTATCGGGAACTGATCTCGGCATTCGATGATGGAGACGCCGATCCTACGGTTTCGGCCCATGTCGTATTCGGCCTCAAGGGGGTGTTCTGCGCAGGAAACGACATCGGTGAATTTTTGTCTTTTGCGCAGAACGGAGGGATGCCGCTCGAAGCGATCCTGGCGTTTCTTGGAAAGTTGCCGGTCATCGAGAAGCCCGTCGTTGCCGGCGTGGATGGAATTGCCGTTGGTGTCGGCGTCACGATGCTGAGGCACTTTGATTTGGTCTATGCGGCGCCTGAATCCTTCTTCTCTACACCGTTTCTCGATCTGGGCCTCGTTCCCGAAGCGGCCTCCAGCCTTCTCATGCCACAGCTTATGGGGCATCAGCGCGCGTTTGAATTGCTGGTCCTGGGCGAGCCTTTTTCAGCCGATCGGGCACGCGAATGCGGCCTCATCAACGAAATAGAGCCGAGCAGCGGCCTGGAGGCGCGTGCGTTGTCGGCCGCGAACCGCCTTGCGCGCAAGCCACCTGAAGCATTGAAGCTGGCGCGCCGGCTTCTGCTCGGAGATCCCAAAGACGTCCTCGATCGCATCAAGTTGGAGGCGGATCTTTTTCGCGAGCGCCTGACATCGCCGGAAGCCATCGAGGCTTTCCAGGCTTTTGTTGAGAAGCGGGATCCCGACTTTTCGAAACTGAAGAAGGCCGACTGA
- a CDS encoding glycosyltransferase: MRILFIHQNFPGQFKHLAPALVQRGHEVQALTVASNRQVTSIPTARYKFEPHPYDINALGLARTYAEMVDRGQIVARACEQLAERNKVQPDVVIGHIGWGETLFLKAVWPKTRVLLYSEFFYNPHDALQTFDPEFDIDRLSSRVWVASRQAHLLQALYGADAYLTPTHWQASGFPDFVQPRMNVIHEGIETAQLRPDAFDRVTLPGGVNFTKGDEVITFVSRTLEPYRGYHIFMRALPDVLAARPNAHVVIVGADDGGYGLSPPQGTTWHRKFLDEVSGRMDPARVHFTGHIPFETFAALMCVTRVHAYLSYPFVLSWSMLQAMSCGAHVIGSRTPPVEEVIEDGVNGQLVDFFDVKAWSSALIAALADPRRADNLRTAARKTIVERYDLQTRCLPDLVACVERMAA, translated from the coding sequence GTGCGGATACTTTTCATCCATCAGAACTTTCCCGGCCAGTTCAAGCATCTGGCGCCCGCGTTGGTGCAGCGTGGCCATGAGGTGCAAGCGCTGACGGTTGCGAGCAATCGACAAGTCACCAGCATTCCGACCGCGCGCTACAAGTTCGAGCCGCATCCATACGACATCAACGCTCTCGGTCTAGCCCGAACCTACGCCGAGATGGTCGATCGTGGGCAGATCGTAGCCCGCGCGTGTGAGCAACTGGCTGAACGCAACAAGGTCCAACCCGACGTGGTGATTGGACATATCGGCTGGGGGGAGACGCTTTTCCTCAAGGCGGTGTGGCCGAAGACGCGCGTGCTGCTGTACTCGGAGTTCTTTTACAACCCGCACGATGCGTTACAGACATTCGATCCAGAATTTGACATCGACCGGCTCTCCAGTCGCGTCTGGGTAGCATCCCGGCAGGCCCACCTGTTGCAAGCTCTTTATGGCGCGGACGCCTATCTAACTCCTACGCACTGGCAGGCATCTGGATTTCCCGACTTTGTGCAGCCGCGTATGAATGTCATTCACGAGGGCATCGAAACGGCTCAGTTACGACCTGATGCCTTTGATCGCGTGACGCTTCCAGGAGGCGTGAATTTCACCAAAGGCGATGAGGTCATAACGTTTGTCAGTCGGACGCTTGAGCCCTATCGCGGCTATCACATTTTCATGCGGGCGTTACCGGATGTGCTTGCTGCGCGGCCCAACGCGCATGTCGTGATCGTCGGCGCCGACGATGGTGGGTACGGCTTATCTCCTCCGCAGGGCACAACGTGGCACCGTAAGTTCCTCGACGAAGTGTCTGGCCGGATGGATCCTGCGCGCGTGCACTTCACCGGCCACATCCCCTTTGAAACATTCGCAGCATTGATGTGCGTGACGCGCGTGCACGCCTATTTGTCGTATCCGTTCGTGCTGTCATGGTCGATGTTGCAGGCCATGAGTTGCGGCGCGCATGTCATCGGCTCGCGCACGCCTCCAGTGGAGGAAGTGATCGAGGATGGCGTCAATGGTCAACTCGTCGACTTCTTCGATGTGAAGGCGTGGTCCTCGGCGCTGATCGCAGCTTTGGCCGATCCTCGCAGGGCCGACAACCTGCGGACTGCCGCGCGCAAAACGATTGTCGAACGCTACGATCTGCAAACGAGATGCTTGCCGGATCTAGTCGCCTGTGTGGAACGGATGGCGGCTTAA